AGGCGGCCTATTACCACCAGGATCTGGGCGAATTCGTCCTGCCGTACGAGGCCGTGCGCACCGCCGACTCGCCCGACGATGCGCTGATGGCCTTCCTGCAGAGCACCTACAACGCCGCTGCCGATGCCGGTCATTGGGATCGCGCCGCGCTGGATTACAAGTTCGAACCCCCCGGCCGTTGAGCCGGGCTTCGCCTTCTAGTCCCGCGTGACGCGTGATCAGGTGCCGCGAATTTCCCGCTCGCCCAGCCGTTCGCGGTCGTGCGGCGCGCTGAAGTCCAGTTCCGGGCCGATCGAGACGATACCGCGCGGATTGATGGTCGGGTGACTGCGGAAGTAATGGTGGCGGATGTGGTCCATGTGGACCGTGCCGGCGACGCCGGGCATCTGGTAGATGTCGCGCAGCAGGCCATTGAGGTTCGGGTAATCGACGATGCGCTTGCGGTCGCACTTGAAGTGGGTCACGTACACCGCATCAAAGCGCACCAGCGTCGTCCATAGCCGAAGATCGGCTTCGGTCAGGGTGTTGCCCACCAGGTAGCGGCTGTTGCCAAGCCGCTGCTCCAGATCCTCGAGGGTGGCGAAGAGCGCCGTTACCGCCTCGTCGTAGGCGGACTGGGTGGTGCAGAACCCTGCCCTGTAGACCCCGTTGTTGACGTGCTCGTAGACCGTGTCGTTGATGCGATCGATCTCCGCGCGCAGGTCGGCCGGGTAGTAGTCGCCGGGCTGCGCGCCGACCCCGTCGAACGCGCTGTTCAACATACGGATGATGTCGGCGGACTCATTGCTGACGATGGTCTCGCGCTGCCTGTCCCACAGCGTGGGCACCGTCACCCGGCCGCTGTAGTGCGGGTCCGCCTTGAGGTAGAGCTGGTAGGTCTTGTCGAAGCCGTACAGCGGGTCGCCGGTGGCGCCGTCGAAATCCGTGCGCAGTTCCCAGCCGTTCTCGAGCATCAGCGGATGGACCACCGACACCCCGATGTGCTGCTCCAGGCCCTTCCATGCCCGCATCAGCAGTGTCCGGTGCGCCCACGGGCAGGCGTAGGACACGTACAGGTGATAGCGGCCGCTCTCGGCCTTGAAGCCGTCCGTGCCGTCGGGGCCGGCCGAGCCGTCAGCGGTGATCCAGTTGCGGAACTGGCTTTTGGAGCGCTCGAAGCGCCCGCCGGTGTCCCCGGTGTCGTACCACTTGTCGTGCCACTGACCGTCGACCAGAAGTCCCATGCTTGCCTCGCGCTGTTTGCACAAAGAGGCTCAGGGTAGCGGTTGGTCCGTTAATCGGTCAGCTATCCGGGGTCACGACGGCGCAGGCGGCGGACCCGCTTGCGGTAGGCACGCACGTTGTCGCCATTGATGCGGGTCTGCTGGGTGCCCTTGATCTCGTTGATCTTGTGGTCGGAGCCGGTCACCGGCTTGGCCTCCACCGCCGTCTCGTGCTCGAACGCGTGCGACTTGTCGGTGTTGCGGTAGAAACGGTAGAGCGCCCAGTACAGTCCCGCAGCGCCTGCGGGGCCGAGGGAGAGCAGCCAGAGTCCGCTGTCGTCGCTCATGATGCGAATGCCAGGAAAGTGATGACGAAGCCTTCAATGAAGGTGCCCACGGTGAGCGCGGCCAGCAACAGTTTCCACTGCTGAACCGGCACGCTGCCCATCGTCTCGCCGGTGCGCCCGTTCACGGCGATGTAGTGGAGCATGCCGCCGTTCCTGCCGGGCTGCTGGTAGGAGTACAGCCATACCGGCAGGTACATCGACACCCATCGCGAGCCGTGCACCTGCACGTCCTCCTCGTCCCAGCGCACGCCGCGATCGTAGCGGCCCACGGATTTCTCGATCTGGGCCCGGGCGATCGACAGCAGCTGATCCTCCAGGCGCGGGTGCAGGTGGTCCACGTCGCGGTCGCGCTTCTCGGAGCTGAAGCCGGACAGGAAGGAGGCGTTCCATTTCACCGCGTTCTTGGTGTCGAACGGCAGGATCGTGTTGATGATGTTGTTGGTGTTGGCGGCCGTGTCCAGGTTGCCGCGCTCGGTGGACGACTCCAGCGGCAGGTCATCGACCGTGAAGTCGACATGCCGCTCGACCTGGTAGACGTCGGCATCGTAGTAGGTCGTCTTCT
This genomic interval from Lysobacter ciconiae contains the following:
- a CDS encoding glutathione S-transferase family protein, with translation MGLLVDGQWHDKWYDTGDTGGRFERSKSQFRNWITADGSAGPDGTDGFKAESGRYHLYVSYACPWAHRTLLMRAWKGLEQHIGVSVVHPLMLENGWELRTDFDGATGDPLYGFDKTYQLYLKADPHYSGRVTVPTLWDRQRETIVSNESADIIRMLNSAFDGVGAQPGDYYPADLRAEIDRINDTVYEHVNNGVYRAGFCTTQSAYDEAVTALFATLEDLEQRLGNSRYLVGNTLTEADLRLWTTLVRFDAVYVTHFKCDRKRIVDYPNLNGLLRDIYQMPGVAGTVHMDHIRHHYFRSHPTINPRGIVSIGPELDFSAPHDRERLGEREIRGT